Proteins co-encoded in one Quercus robur chromosome 8, dhQueRobu3.1, whole genome shotgun sequence genomic window:
- the LOC126696588 gene encoding F-box protein At5g03970-like, whose translation MMNLLRDSKGSDEESKENLSLPKDMIYDIMLRLPGKSIFRFKCVSKTLNTSILSDPLFIHNYFTPKLQQKQLKKPTLLGFFYRVHNPQNLNHCVDQCYKDPEVSFEPMCHQGVPIASRSFKQGLGNFIASSNGLVLYGNHPMNYYVCNPVTNTWFALPPPIHTDDYYTEVPHNVYASDDTIKNLVGFYCQEEDEQLSHHDIDVDAITNYIRQSYKVVRFFVKQAINNDWEMVVKIYSSDTGIWKESKLDYFGMPLYHVLAMSSYSISIRGVFFCSTTISTGMLIFAYVFNMAKDGLDVLIEGPSSSHINGKAYGAIGESDLGFLQCVVGHDERFEVYMLKQKLHNYFDKECYPFVYRSEWTLRRRVSTNAITNTLSPSKRGTFPVAFHAQNSHILYLRIGNQIICIDMQSGRLDFVPYDHSHGLICCSCCYLLEPFFHNLESWPLSPLPRQN comes from the coding sequence atgatgaatttactTAGAGATAGTAAAGGCAGCGATGAAGAGagtaaagaaaatctaagtttgcCAAAAGACATGATATACGATATCATGCTTCGTCTTCCCGGAAAATCCATCTTCAGATTCAAGTGCGTGTCCAAGACACTTAACACTTCAATACTCTCCGACCCTTTATTCATTCACAACTATTTCACTCCAAAACTCcaacaaaaacaactaaaaaaaccGACCCTGCTAGGCTTTTTCTACAGAGTCCACAATCCTCAAAACCTCAATCACTGTGTGGACCAATGTTACAAGGATCCAGAGGTCTCTTTCGAACCCATGTGTCATCAAGGTGTGCCTATAGCATCCCGTAGTTTTAAACAAGGTCTAGGCAATTTCATTGCTTCTTCCAATGGTCTCGTTCTCTATGGTAACCATCCCATGAACTATTATGTGTGCAACCCTGTTACTAATACTTGGTTTGCACTTCCTCCACCCATACATACTGATGACTATTACACTGAAGTTCCTCATAATGTGTATGCCAGTGATGACACGATAAAGAACTTAGTTGGATTTTATTGCCAAGAAGAAGATGAACAATTATCGCACCATGATATCGACGTAGATGCTATTACTAATTACATACGTCAAAGTTACAAGGTGGTACGGTTTTTTGTGAAGCAAGCTATTAACAATGACTGGGAAATGGTGGTGAAGATTTACTCTTCTGATACTGGAATCTGGAAAGAATCCAAGCTTGACTATTTTGGAATGCCGCTATATCATGTACTAGCTATGAGCTCATATAGCATCTCTATACGTGGGGTCTTCTTTTGTTCAACAACCATTTCAACAGGAATGCTGATTTTCGCCTACGTATTTAACATGGCGAAGGATGGCCTCGACGTGTTGATTGAGGGACCTTCTTCATCACACATTAATGGAAAAGCCTATGGGGCTATTGGGGAGTCAGATTTGGGGTTTCTTCAATGTGTTGTAGGCCATGATGAAAGATTTGAGGTATACATGTTGAAACAGAAACTGCATAATTATTTTGACAAGGAATGTTACCCTTTTGTCTACAGGTCAGAATGGACATTGAGGCGTAGAGTGAGTACTAATGCTATTACTAACACTCTGTCTCCATCCAAAAGAGGAACTTTTCCTGTTGCATTCCATGCTCAGAATTCGCATATTTTGTATCTCAGAATAGGGAATCAGATCATTTGCATTGATATGCAAAGTGGGAGACTGGATTTTGTCCCTTACGATCATTCCCATGGCTTGATTTGCTGTTCCTGTTGCTATTTGTTGGAGCCCTTTTTTCATAACCTGGAGTCATGGCCTTTGTCCCCTTTGCCTCGGCAAAATTGA
- the LOC126697523 gene encoding scarecrow-like protein 14, producing MDQHLRGICGSTKGLKLNDETLYGFKMDSTIVDKNYSSIPLLPSDPIPSNPSVSLDGISHEDCDFSDVVLRYINQMLMEEDMEEKACMFQEALQDTEKSLYEALGKKYPPGPDNGLPPYVGQNHETRDENYALNHIDYNSSASGDNLVDTGWVCDSGEHKSSYIATQSTSQSSYSSSHSPGNVIDGIVDSPVSTLRVPEIFYDNESIMQFKRGFEEASKFLPNGNGLIVDLESNGLSSKELQENAKDTVFKVEYKHESQHFLDGLRGRKNRHPEGVSLEGGRSNKQSVVYTESTVTSEMFDRVLLNFGKDESDLRQALQNGKSKNVQQNGQSKGSNNGKARGKKQGGKRDVVDLRTLLTICAQAVAANDQRTTNEVLKQIRQHSSPLGDGMQRMAHYFADGLEARIAGSGTQIYTALIGRLTSAADVLKAYHLFLAACPFKKLSNFFSNKTIMNLAEKKTRLHIVDFGILYGFQWPSFIQRLSSRPGGPPKLRITGIDLPQPGFRPAERVEETGRRLTKYAETFNVPFEFNAIAKWWDTIQIEDLKLDSDEVLVVNVIWRLRNLLDETVMVESPRDNVLKLMRKMNPDVLIQGTVNGTFNAPFFITRFREALFHYSTVFDMLETIVPRETEERLLIEREIFGREAMNVIACEGAERIERPETFKQWQVRNLRAGFRQLPLNREIVNLAKDRVKSLYRKDFLIDEDGEWLLQGWKGRILFALSTWKPTSEAHNY from the coding sequence ATGGATCAACATTTGAGAGGAATCTGTGGTTCTACCAAAGGATTGAAATTAAATGATGAGACACTTTATGGGTTCAAAATGGATAGTACCATTGTTGATAAAAACTATTCAAGTATTCCTCTTTTGCCATCTGATCCAATCCCTAGTAATCCGAGTGTGAGCTTGGATGGAATTTCACATGAGGACTGTGATTTTAGTGATGTAGTTTTGAGATACATAAACCAGATGCTCATGGAAGAAGATATGGAAGAGAAGGCCTGCATGTTTCAGGAGGCACTTCAAGACACTGAGAAATCATTGTATGAGGCCCTTGGGAAGAAGTATCCTCCTGGTCCTGATAATGGCCTGCCACCTTATGTTGGTCAAAACCATGAAACCCGAGATGAAAATTATGCTTTGAATCACATTGATTATAATTCTAGTGCTAGTGGTGACAACTTAGTGGATACTGGGTGGGTTTGTGATTCGGGTGAGCACAAATCGTCATATATTGCTACTCAGTCAACCTCTCAGTCATCCTATAGCTCGTCTCACAGCCCTGGTAATGTCATAGATGGGATTGTGGATTCTCCAGTTAGCACTCTTAGAGTTCctgaaatattttatgataatgAGTCTATTATGCAATTTAAAAGAGGATTTGAGGAAGCAAGCAAGTTTCTTCCAAATGGAAATGGTTTGATAGTTGATTTGGAGAGTAATGGTTTGTCATCTAAAGAACTGCAGGAAAATGCTAAGGATACTGTATTTAAGGTAGAATACAAGCATGAGAGTCAGCACTTCTTGGATGGGTTGAGGGGAAGGAAGAATCGTCATCCCGAGGGTGTGAGCTTAGAGGGAGGGAGGAGTAACAAGCAGTCAGTAGTGTATACTGAATCAACTGTGACTTCAGAAATGTTTGATAGGGTTTTGCTAAACTTTGGTAAAGATGAATCTGATCTTCGCCAAGCTTTACAAAATGGGAAAAGCAAGAATGTGCAGCAGAATGGTCAATCCAAAGGTTCCAACAATGGAAAGGCCCGTGGGAAGAAGCAAGGAGGGAAAAGGGATGTGGTGGATTTGAGAACTCTCTTGACCATTTGTGCACAGGCTGTTGCAGCTAATGACCAGAGGACCACTAATGAGGTACTGAAGCAGATCAGACAGCATTCTTCTCCTCTGGGGGATGGGATGCAGAGAATGGCTCACTATTTTGCAGATGGTCTTGAGGCACGCATTGCTGGCTCAGGTACTCAGATTTATACTGCCCTTATTGGCAGGCTAACTTCAGCTGCTGATGTCTTGAAAGCATACCACCTGTTTCTTGCTGCATGTCCTTTTAAAAAGCTCTCAAATTTCTTCTCAAATAAGACAATTATGAATTTAGCTGAGAAAAAAACAAGGCTGCACATTGTTGATTTTGGTATTCTTTATGGTTTCCAATGGCCTTCCTTCATACAACGTCTCTCTTCTAGACCTGGTGGGCCTCCTAAGCTTCGAATAACTGGCATTGATCTTCCCCAACCTGGGTTCCGACCAGCAGAAAGGGTTGAGGAGACAGGGCGCCGCTTAACAAAATATGCAGAGACTTTCAATGTTCCATTTGAGTTCAATGCGATAGCAAAATGGTGGGACACCATTCAAATTGAGGATCTCAAACTTGACAGTGATGAGGTGCTTGTTGTGAACGTCATATGGAGATTAAGAAACCTACTTGATGAGACGGTGATGGTAGAGAGTCCTAGAGATAATGTTTTGAAGCTGATGAGGAAGATGAATCCAGATGTTCTCATACAGGGTACTGTGAATGGGACCTTTAATGCACCCTTCTTTATCACAAGATTCCGAGAGGCTCTCTTCCACTACTCTACCGTGTTTGACATGCTTGAGACTATTGTGCCCCGAGAGACTGAGGAGAGGCTGCTTATTGAGAGGGAGATATTTGGGCGAGAGGCAATGAATGTCATCGCATGTGAGGGCGCAGAGAGGATTGAGAGGCCAGAGACATTCAAGCAATGGCAGGTCCGGAATCTGAGGGCTGGGTTTAGGCAGCTCCCTTTGAACCGGGAGATTGTTAACTTGGCAAAGGATAGGGTAAAATCGTTGTACCGTAAGGATTTTCTAATTGATGAAGATGGTGAGTGGCTGCTGCAGGGGTGGAAGGGACGAATTCTTTTTGCACTCTCGACTTGGAAGCCTACTAGTGAGGCGCATAATTATTAA